Proteins co-encoded in one Saprospira grandis genomic window:
- a CDS encoding cation diffusion facilitator family transporter — MDQQNIRLQAWAVLLGALLLAAKFIAYFYTNSSSILTDALESIINVVAGALGLYSLILAARPKDENHPYGHGKIEFISAGAEGSLIVFAGLLIIGQAGYRLFAGDYELHPIDLGLYITAFAGAVNYFLGHLAEKQGKKTHSLALIASGQHLKSDAYSTLGLILGLLLILILQYQAADSFWIRFTDNIVAILFGGLIAYTGYHIIRKSLAGIMDELDYELVHKIVQDLQDNRKENWIDVHNLRIIKYGSDLHIDCHLSVPWYFDIREGHDEVEALEQLLREKLSSPVELFVHLDACRPSSCPLCSKKDCPKRRSKFEGQLAWTADNILLNKMHGR; from the coding sequence TTGGACCAGCAGAATATTCGCCTACAGGCTTGGGCGGTCCTCTTGGGGGCTTTGCTTCTAGCCGCCAAGTTTATCGCCTACTTTTATACCAACTCGAGTAGTATCTTGACCGATGCCTTGGAGAGTATTATCAATGTGGTGGCGGGGGCGCTAGGGCTGTACAGCCTCATTCTAGCCGCCCGCCCCAAAGATGAAAACCATCCTTATGGGCATGGAAAAATAGAGTTTATTTCTGCTGGTGCCGAGGGCAGCCTCATTGTTTTTGCGGGCCTATTGATTATTGGCCAAGCGGGCTACCGCCTTTTTGCTGGAGACTATGAGCTACACCCTATTGACTTGGGGCTATACATTACGGCTTTTGCTGGGGCGGTTAACTATTTTTTGGGCCATCTGGCCGAAAAACAAGGCAAAAAAACGCATTCTCTTGCGCTGATTGCTAGCGGGCAGCACCTAAAATCAGATGCTTATTCTACTTTGGGGCTTATTTTGGGCCTACTGCTCATTCTCATCTTGCAATATCAGGCTGCCGATAGCTTTTGGATTCGATTCACCGATAATATAGTGGCGATTCTATTTGGGGGGCTCATTGCCTATACGGGCTATCATATTATCCGAAAATCTTTGGCGGGTATTATGGATGAACTAGATTATGAGCTGGTCCATAAAATTGTACAAGATTTACAAGATAACCGAAAAGAAAACTGGATTGATGTGCACAACCTGCGCATCATTAAGTATGGGAGCGACCTGCATATCGACTGTCACCTCTCGGTGCCTTGGTACTTTGATATCCGAGAAGGGCATGATGAAGTAGAAGCATTAGAACAACTCTTGCGCGAAAAATTATCTTCGCCTGTAGAGCTTTTTGTACATTTAGATGCCTGCCGCCCTAGCTCTTGCCCCCTTTGTAGCAAAAAAGACTGTCCCAAACGAAGGTCCAAATTTGAAGGGCAGTTAGCTTGGACCGCAGACAATATTTTGCTCAATAAAATGCACGGCCGCTAG
- a CDS encoding DEAD/DEAH box helicase, translated as MSITKENFGPLGLSPQYIKALEDLGFEQPTGIQEKAIPLIRGGQHLIGIAQTGTGKTAAYLLPSLQKLQYHQPDFIRAIIMVPTKELVLQVLEQQQELAKYTDIKMVGLYGGVGWQKQAKELEAGTDMVVCTPRRLFELYERMNLDLRKVEILILDEADRMLDMGFRPQINTLLDLLPRKKQNLLFSATFSPEVEELSWNFMDFPHKVEITPEATPVETVEQRLYYTPNFGTKLNLLVQLFQKEEGFDRVIIFVRSKRSANKVFEALQRARLEGEMRLIHSNKGQNSRINAFKEFKEGLLRILVSTDVMARGIDIPEVSHVINFEVPRLHEDYVHRIGRTGRAFRTGTAISFAQAAEQYHIQKIQKKIRMAIPVYELPANLDIPETPFDEKQEIAKEIDHQKRKDDPNFQGAFHEKKDYKQKQKQKSSKRKRQFNGKAKSYIQKTTPKKKTTSKRNRHKK; from the coding sequence ATGTCTATTACTAAAGAAAATTTTGGCCCACTTGGCCTTTCTCCTCAATATATTAAGGCCCTAGAAGATTTGGGCTTTGAACAACCCACCGGCATCCAAGAAAAAGCAATTCCGCTCATTCGTGGAGGCCAACACCTCATTGGCATTGCCCAAACAGGAACCGGAAAAACAGCGGCTTATCTCCTGCCTTCTTTGCAAAAACTGCAATATCATCAGCCTGATTTTATTCGGGCCATTATTATGGTGCCCACCAAAGAATTGGTTTTGCAAGTTTTGGAACAGCAACAAGAGCTAGCCAAATACACCGACATTAAAATGGTGGGCCTTTATGGCGGCGTGGGCTGGCAAAAACAAGCCAAAGAACTAGAAGCAGGTACCGATATGGTGGTTTGTACCCCCCGCCGCCTCTTCGAACTCTACGAAAGAATGAATTTGGACCTCAGAAAGGTAGAAATTCTGATCTTGGATGAGGCCGACCGCATGCTCGACATGGGCTTCCGCCCTCAAATCAATACCCTTTTGGACCTCTTGCCCAGAAAAAAGCAAAACTTGCTTTTTTCGGCCACCTTCTCGCCAGAAGTGGAAGAGCTCAGCTGGAACTTTATGGATTTTCCCCATAAAGTAGAAATTACCCCAGAAGCCACCCCCGTAGAAACCGTAGAACAACGGCTCTATTATACGCCCAACTTTGGAACAAAACTCAATCTTTTGGTCCAGCTTTTCCAAAAAGAAGAGGGCTTTGATCGCGTCATCATTTTTGTCCGCTCTAAACGCAGCGCCAACAAGGTCTTTGAAGCTTTACAACGGGCCAGACTAGAAGGCGAAATGCGCCTGATCCACTCCAATAAGGGCCAAAATAGCCGAATCAATGCCTTTAAGGAGTTTAAAGAAGGTTTGCTGCGCATTCTGGTCAGTACCGATGTCATGGCCCGAGGAATTGATATTCCCGAAGTAAGCCATGTCATTAACTTTGAAGTGCCCCGCCTACATGAGGACTATGTCCACCGCATTGGGCGCACTGGCCGAGCGTTCCGTACCGGAACAGCCATTAGTTTTGCCCAAGCGGCCGAGCAATATCACATTCAGAAAATCCAGAAGAAAATCCGAATGGCCATTCCCGTTTATGAGCTACCCGCCAATTTGGATATTCCAGAAACCCCTTTTGACGAAAAGCAAGAGATTGCCAAGGAAATTGACCACCAAAAGAGGAAAGACGACCCGAACTTTCAAGGGGCTTTTCATGAAAAAAAGGATTACAAGCAGAAGCAAAAACAAAAAAGCAGCAAACGCAAGCGACAGTTTAATGGAAAAGCCAAAAGCTATATTCAAAAAACTACGCCCAAGAAGAAAACCACCTCTAAGCGCAACCGCCACAAAAAGTAA
- a CDS encoding protoglobin domain-containing protein, with product MQPLKVLSQEQILADDMILHNYADLMLSQLPQIIDEFYDRMLSQSEFKHFFSSEQQIKHLKALHESYWTDFWTLDFDEAYQERRKNIGLVHARIGLPLKFYFEGMVLFGHLFREVFRTLKLEDFDLLEAFHMRIEQEIAIIVDSYNQQKEAVLEEENLRLAAPLSQIWDDILFLPLVGILHKKRLKEVSRQALHKVSEVSAKVFILDIKGLHHLQLEEAKGLLQLLKAVQLMGCKALVSGISPIMAQTLLELDIQLKKIEAQSSMKDALNKAYAFRNLKLVNLQELAI from the coding sequence ATGCAGCCCCTTAAAGTTTTAAGTCAAGAACAAATTTTAGCTGACGATATGATTTTGCATAATTATGCCGATTTGATGCTTAGCCAACTTCCCCAGATTATAGATGAATTTTATGATCGGATGCTGAGCCAGTCAGAATTTAAGCATTTTTTTAGCTCCGAGCAGCAAATCAAACATCTCAAAGCCTTACATGAAAGTTATTGGACCGACTTCTGGACCTTAGACTTTGATGAAGCCTATCAGGAAAGGCGAAAAAATATTGGTTTGGTGCATGCGCGCATTGGTTTGCCCCTCAAATTTTATTTTGAGGGCATGGTTTTATTTGGCCATCTCTTTCGAGAAGTTTTTAGAACCCTAAAGCTAGAAGATTTTGATCTTTTAGAGGCTTTTCATATGCGTATAGAGCAAGAAATCGCCATCATTGTAGATAGCTACAACCAGCAAAAGGAAGCGGTTTTGGAAGAGGAAAATCTACGTCTGGCGGCACCACTTTCTCAAATTTGGGACGATATTTTATTTTTGCCTTTGGTGGGTATTTTGCATAAAAAGCGGCTCAAGGAAGTGAGTCGACAAGCCCTGCATAAAGTTTCAGAAGTATCGGCTAAGGTGTTTATTTTAGATATCAAAGGCTTGCATCATTTGCAATTGGAAGAGGCCAAAGGCTTGCTGCAATTGCTCAAAGCGGTGCAACTGATGGGCTGTAAGGCCTTGGTCTCGGGCATTAGCCCAATTATGGCCCAAACCTTATTGGAGCTAGATATTCAGCTGAAGAAAATTGAGGCACAAAGTAGCATGAAAGACGCCCTAAATAAAGCTTACGCTTTTAGAAACTTAAAATTGGTCAATTTGCAAGAATTGGCGATTTAA
- a CDS encoding LURP-one-related/scramblase family protein has protein sequence MPKLFQLKEKIWSFGGNYVIRDQNEEPVYAVKGKVFSWGKDLSFQDYNTGQELFRIKQILMSLMPRFEILKDGASMAEIRKEFQWFGQKFTLDVPGPNDYTIDGSFWQREFEFRRASGLSARVSKEFWNWTDTYGIEIYEGDEAFILATAIVIDLVLFEKKSN, from the coding sequence ATGCCCAAGCTATTTCAATTGAAAGAAAAAATCTGGAGTTTTGGTGGCAATTATGTCATTCGAGACCAAAATGAAGAACCTGTTTATGCGGTCAAGGGAAAAGTTTTCTCTTGGGGTAAAGATCTTTCTTTTCAGGACTACAATACTGGCCAAGAGTTGTTTCGCATCAAGCAAATTTTGATGAGCTTGATGCCGCGCTTTGAAATTTTGAAAGATGGGGCCTCGATGGCGGAAATCCGCAAGGAGTTTCAGTGGTTTGGCCAAAAGTTTACCCTAGATGTGCCTGGCCCAAATGATTATACGATTGATGGCTCTTTTTGGCAAAGAGAATTTGAATTTCGCCGAGCTTCGGGCCTTTCTGCCAGAGTGTCTAAAGAGTTTTGGAATTGGACCGATACCTACGGCATTGAAATTTATGAAGGCGATGAGGCTTTTATCTTGGCCACCGCTATTGTTATTGATTTGGTGCTGTTTGAAAAGAAATCAAACTAA
- a CDS encoding LURP-one-related/scramblase family protein — MSKRFQLKEKAWSLDSSYLIRDELDQIIYLVEGKFFSWGKDLSFQDYKTGQELFQIKRRLFCLLPQFEIKHKGEVIAEFRKQFYLWGHCFSLRFSGGASYQVEAGFWSRNFIVSANEKQLAKLSKKFWAWTDTYSVEIYEGEEQLILAAAVIIDSILFNHGSN; from the coding sequence ATGTCAAAGCGCTTTCAGCTCAAGGAAAAAGCTTGGAGCCTAGATAGTAGTTATCTAATCCGAGATGAGCTAGACCAAATTATTTATTTGGTAGAAGGGAAGTTTTTTTCTTGGGGTAAAGACCTATCTTTTCAAGATTATAAAACAGGACAAGAGTTATTTCAAATTAAAAGACGGCTTTTTTGCCTGTTGCCTCAGTTTGAAATAAAACATAAGGGAGAAGTCATTGCCGAATTTCGTAAGCAGTTTTACCTTTGGGGGCATTGCTTTAGTTTAAGGTTTTCAGGAGGGGCAAGTTACCAAGTTGAGGCTGGCTTTTGGTCCAGAAACTTTATTGTTAGTGCAAATGAAAAACAATTAGCCAAATTGTCTAAAAAGTTTTGGGCATGGACGGATACTTATAGCGTCGAAATCTATGAAGGAGAGGAACAACTAATTTTGGCAGCGGCTGTCATTATTGATTCTATTTTATTTAATCATGGGTCAAATTAG
- a CDS encoding peroxiredoxin-like family protein encodes MKKLFVFLLLFSASLSFAQKETVPNAAEDICPILVGETIPAGNLKNVEGENLGIRKLIKKQKTVLVFYRGNWCPYCNLQLNGLQEIEKDIHDLGFQVLAISADKPEKLKESAEDGEFRYQLLSDAKMEYARKLGIAYQLDDKAQKRYRAFGVKLDEQSGEKHYQLPAPAVFVLNTEGEIQFSYINPNYKVRLAPEILLAVLKATE; translated from the coding sequence ATGAAAAAGTTATTTGTTTTTTTGCTCCTCTTTTCGGCCAGCCTTTCTTTTGCCCAAAAAGAAACGGTCCCCAATGCCGCCGAAGATATTTGCCCCATCTTGGTCGGCGAAACGATTCCCGCCGGCAACCTTAAAAATGTAGAAGGCGAAAATTTAGGCATTCGCAAGTTGATTAAAAAGCAAAAGACCGTTTTGGTTTTTTATCGCGGAAATTGGTGCCCCTATTGCAATTTGCAACTCAATGGATTGCAAGAAATTGAAAAAGACATCCATGATTTGGGCTTTCAGGTTTTGGCTATCTCTGCCGATAAACCCGAAAAGCTAAAAGAAAGCGCAGAAGATGGCGAATTTCGCTACCAGTTGCTTTCTGATGCAAAAATGGAATATGCTCGAAAATTGGGCATTGCCTACCAACTAGATGACAAAGCCCAGAAACGCTATCGGGCCTTTGGTGTGAAGCTAGACGAGCAATCGGGCGAAAAACATTATCAGTTGCCGGCTCCCGCTGTTTTTGTCCTCAATACAGAAGGCGAAATTCAATTTTCTTATATCAATCCTAATTATAAAGTGCGTTTGGCCCCCGAAATTTTGTTGGCGGTGCTCAAAGCCACCGAATAA
- a CDS encoding polyamine aminopropyltransferase: MLKSNILKLSLFATGLSGIVAEYILATLATYFLGNSVFQFTIVLSVMLFSMGLGSRISKYFEKNLLSSFVIIEFTLSLLVAFSALFTYTATAYMEYTGVFIYSFCILIGLLIGMEIPLVVRLNDAYQELRVNVSAVMENDYYGSLIGGLFFAFVGLPYLGLTYTPFILGAVNFGVALLLLVFLGQLFPKAHKLAFKIGAFAVGLVLLAGFFAAEPIILFGEQKRYKDKVIFQHQSKYQKLVVTEWKGNHWFYINGNQQLSTLDEWMYHEPMVHPTASLHPEPKTALVLGGGDGCVVRELLKYPSIEKIMLVDLDPKVTELAKTNPIFLTMNDSALLDPRVEILNGDAFQYMEKTLDFYDLIYCDFPDPKSIELGRLYSYEFYKMCYKQLRPGGLISIQSGSPYYASKAFVCIDKTLKEAGFSTLQIHNQVLTLGQWGWTLGAKDLPQEGFRDALRNINLDQVETKWLNKEALLHISSFGKPVVPIDTAKIEVNRIHHPVLSSYYRKGNWDWY, from the coding sequence ATGTTAAAATCCAACATTCTCAAGTTATCTCTTTTTGCCACTGGTCTTTCGGGTATTGTGGCCGAATACATTTTGGCCACCTTGGCCACTTATTTTTTGGGCAATTCTGTTTTTCAGTTTACGATTGTCTTGTCTGTTATGCTTTTTTCTATGGGCTTGGGCAGTAGAATTTCCAAGTATTTTGAAAAGAATTTGCTGAGCAGCTTTGTTATTATTGAGTTTACGCTTTCCCTTTTGGTGGCCTTTTCGGCTTTATTTACTTATACGGCCACGGCTTATATGGAATACACTGGTGTTTTTATTTATAGCTTTTGTATTCTGATTGGTTTATTGATAGGGATGGAAATTCCTTTGGTGGTTCGGCTCAATGATGCTTATCAGGAGTTGCGGGTCAATGTTTCTGCGGTAATGGAAAACGATTATTACGGCAGTTTGATTGGCGGATTATTTTTTGCTTTTGTGGGCCTTCCCTATTTGGGCCTTACCTATACGCCTTTTATTTTGGGGGCCGTCAATTTTGGCGTAGCGCTTTTATTATTGGTCTTTTTGGGCCAACTTTTTCCCAAAGCGCATAAATTGGCCTTTAAAATTGGGGCTTTTGCCGTAGGTTTAGTGCTTTTGGCTGGTTTTTTTGCGGCAGAACCTATTATTCTTTTTGGCGAACAGAAACGTTATAAAGATAAAGTCATTTTCCAGCATCAATCTAAGTATCAAAAACTAGTTGTTACCGAATGGAAGGGCAATCATTGGTTTTATATCAATGGCAACCAGCAACTTTCTACCTTAGATGAATGGATGTATCATGAACCTATGGTCCATCCAACGGCTAGTTTGCATCCCGAGCCCAAAACGGCTTTAGTTTTAGGTGGTGGCGATGGCTGCGTAGTTCGAGAATTACTCAAATATCCCAGCATTGAAAAAATTATGTTGGTTGATTTGGACCCCAAAGTGACAGAGCTGGCCAAAACCAACCCCATTTTTTTAACTATGAATGACAGCGCCTTGCTAGATCCTCGAGTAGAAATTCTCAATGGCGATGCTTTTCAGTATATGGAAAAGACCTTAGATTTTTACGATTTGATTTATTGCGATTTTCCAGACCCAAAAAGTATTGAGTTGGGCCGTTTATACTCTTATGAATTTTATAAAATGTGTTATAAACAATTGCGGCCAGGCGGACTCATTTCCATTCAATCGGGTAGCCCGTATTATGCCAGTAAAGCTTTTGTTTGCATTGACAAAACACTAAAAGAAGCGGGATTTAGCACATTACAAATTCACAATCAAGTACTTACTTTAGGGCAATGGGGCTGGACCCTTGGCGCCAAAGATTTACCCCAAGAAGGTTTTCGAGATGCTTTAAGAAATATTAACTTAGATCAAGTAGAAACCAAATGGCTCAACAAAGAGGCGCTTTTGCACATTAGTTCTTTTGGCAAGCCAGTTGTTCCTATTGACACGGCAAAGATTGAAGTCAATCGCATTCATCATCCAGTACTCAGTAGTTATTACCGCAAAGGAAACTGGGACTGGTACTAA
- a CDS encoding energy transducer TonB, producing the protein MYYRYLFLLLFFVGGVQAAQAETAPQYVVEVDTLVPPPPPPPPPVPPAPVVEEMPPPPPPPPAPAPTIDYVPKYCYYLTEECSEDESPEERKTCGQLALMKDLSAATIFPKAAKGKNINSVAYIRFVVTAEGKMENIELLRFMGEEGLGLEGVALNAVKVVAITAKWEAAEEFGKKVSMRMVVPIRFKSEKD; encoded by the coding sequence ATGTACTATCGCTATTTATTTTTGCTCCTCTTTTTTGTAGGGGGAGTTCAGGCTGCGCAAGCCGAAACAGCTCCGCAATATGTTGTGGAGGTTGATACTTTGGTTCCGCCGCCACCACCGCCACCGCCGCCAGTTCCTCCAGCGCCAGTTGTAGAAGAAATGCCGCCGCCACCACCGCCACCACCCGCACCGGCTCCAACTATAGATTATGTACCAAAATATTGTTATTATCTTACAGAAGAATGTTCAGAAGACGAAAGTCCAGAAGAGCGAAAAACCTGTGGGCAGCTAGCGTTGATGAAAGATTTATCGGCTGCTACTATTTTTCCTAAGGCGGCCAAGGGAAAAAACATCAATTCGGTAGCTTATATTCGATTTGTGGTAACAGCTGAGGGAAAAATGGAAAACATTGAACTTCTTCGGTTTATGGGCGAAGAAGGATTGGGTTTAGAGGGAGTTGCATTAAATGCTGTAAAAGTTGTAGCCATAACGGCAAAATGGGAAGCGGCAGAAGAATTCGGAAAAAAAGTTTCGATGCGAATGGTTGTACCGATTCGATTTAAGTCAGAAAAAGATTAG
- a CDS encoding energy transducer TonB, whose protein sequence is MYYRYLFLFLFFVGGVQAAQAETAPQYIVEADTLVPETAEKKDAPLPDELSFPGHYIEEFSYYLKAHCPEDGSYEERDKCGDLALRDDLISALIYPKAAKEKSLEATVYIRYTVTAEGKMENIELAKLVGEEKMGFEEAALNAVKTVAKTAKWKVAKRNGEYISMQMIAPIKFKLEEQD, encoded by the coding sequence ATGTATTATCGCTATTTATTTTTGTTCCTCTTTTTTGTAGGGGGAGTTCAGGCTGCGCAAGCCGAAACAGCTCCGCAATATATTGTAGAGGCCGATACTTTGGTTCCAGAAACGGCTGAAAAAAAAGATGCTCCGTTGCCAGACGAACTTTCATTTCCAGGACACTATATAGAGGAATTCAGTTACTACCTCAAAGCGCATTGCCCAGAAGACGGAAGTTATGAAGAACGAGATAAGTGTGGCGATTTAGCTTTAAGAGATGATTTAATATCGGCCTTAATTTATCCTAAAGCGGCCAAAGAAAAATCTTTGGAAGCAACAGTTTACATTCGCTATACAGTAACTGCCGAGGGAAAAATGGAAAATATTGAGTTGGCCAAATTAGTAGGAGAAGAAAAAATGGGCTTTGAAGAAGCTGCATTAAATGCAGTAAAAACGGTAGCTAAAACGGCAAAATGGAAAGTAGCAAAACGTAACGGAGAATATATCTCAATGCAAATGATTGCCCCCATTAAATTTAAATTGGAAGAGCAGGACTAA
- a CDS encoding energy transducer TonB, with translation MYYRYLFLLLFFVGGVNSVLAAIAVADTLVPQTKEKTALPFPPPPPPPPPRTAAADQYSGFGINYMEPYYLSDDCPDDDFWSKNRCADLALHKVLTAALIYPKAAKEKSLEATAYIRFVVTTEGKMENIELVKLVGEEKMGFEEAALNAVKTVAKTAKWKVAKHKGKYIPMKMVVPIKFGLEEQD, from the coding sequence ATGTACTATCGCTATTTATTTTTGCTCCTCTTTTTTGTAGGGGGAGTTAACAGTGTGCTAGCGGCAATTGCAGTGGCTGATACTTTAGTTCCGCAAACAAAAGAGAAAACAGCACTTCCTTTTCCTCCTCCACCACCTCCGCCACCGCCAAGAACAGCTGCAGCAGATCAATATAGTGGGTTTGGAATAAACTACATGGAGCCCTATTATCTTTCTGATGATTGTCCCGATGATGATTTTTGGTCAAAAAATAGATGTGCTGACCTTGCCTTACATAAAGTTTTAACAGCGGCCTTAATTTATCCTAAAGCGGCCAAAGAAAAATCTTTGGAAGCAACTGCTTATATTCGATTTGTAGTAACTACCGAGGGAAAAATGGAAAATATTGAGTTGGTCAAATTAGTAGGAGAAGAAAAAATGGGCTTTGAAGAAGCTGCATTAAATGCCGTAAAAACGGTAGCTAAAACAGCAAAATGGAAAGTAGCAAAACACAAAGGAAAATATATCCCGATGAAAATGGTTGTCCCTATTAAATTTGGATTGGAGGAGCAGGACTAA
- a CDS encoding SDR family NAD(P)-dependent oxidoreductase, giving the protein MPQYQLPVLYVAANSEEFQRLQHFFAGSQVQLVANPSPQQLENSEEKVLLLLSDNFLKDHLAMQALSSLMLETERILPIILNGRQKDVNGQIIETPTQTKTIHELMRYRDFWHEEWIRLRKANREAAADELEEIEAKKLFAKRLSTNIGSFLRKINALSPSPWADFEASEFSRLLQAIDITALQKSEEKEAEEEQEEIEEAPEIEVESRAEEEILEEESPEETPLEEKEEEEEQAENSVEEMEEEEKTAEEKEPLEAVEEEKVEEIPTVLEKEEEKEAATEKVVLEDENLEAAQEYLTEVRSLDALFVIAETETEEADYEVARLAYERILVLDPSNGRALIWLARLLDRHFEEEEQQLAQEYYKKAIFVNEESAALYYEYALHLRKRFASLFRVNELLHRALEIDPQYELAYLALADCQAKQGQIEAARANYLQACLLKPELQAEELDQLYKVIRPEEQQPIAEELQLPESEEEILRSPHAEEVVFITGATSGIGRATAWQFARAGYRLVLTGRRAARLEELSEQLRENFEQLEVQTLSFDVRNKEEIDAALAKLPESWGNIDILINNAGLAKGRGPIHEGKIEDWETMIDTNLKGLLYLSRAISPIMVQNKKGFIINIGSIAGKEAYPDGNVYCATKAALDMLTKGMRLDLHRYGVRVAAIHPGHVETEFALVRFNGDEEKAKIYNDFTPLRAEDVAETIFFVASRPERVNIQDLLLFANQQASAAVIDRSGKKFE; this is encoded by the coding sequence ATGCCTCAATATCAACTCCCTGTATTATATGTAGCGGCCAACAGCGAAGAATTTCAGCGCTTGCAGCATTTTTTTGCTGGCAGCCAAGTTCAATTAGTGGCCAACCCCAGCCCCCAGCAACTAGAAAATAGTGAAGAAAAAGTTTTGCTACTGCTTAGCGATAACTTTTTAAAAGATCATCTGGCCATGCAAGCACTGAGCTCGCTGATGCTAGAAACCGAGCGAATTTTGCCCATTATTTTAAATGGTCGGCAAAAAGATGTTAACGGCCAAATTATCGAAACGCCCACACAAACAAAAACCATTCATGAACTCATGCGCTACCGAGATTTTTGGCATGAGGAATGGATTCGCCTGCGCAAAGCCAACCGAGAAGCAGCCGCTGATGAATTAGAAGAAATTGAAGCGAAAAAACTTTTTGCCAAACGTTTATCGACAAATATTGGCAGTTTTTTGCGAAAAATCAATGCGCTTTCGCCTAGTCCTTGGGCCGATTTTGAAGCCAGCGAATTTAGTCGCCTTTTGCAAGCAATCGATATTACAGCTTTGCAAAAAAGCGAAGAAAAAGAAGCGGAAGAAGAGCAAGAAGAAATTGAAGAAGCTCCAGAAATAGAAGTAGAATCTCGGGCCGAAGAAGAAATTTTGGAAGAAGAAAGCCCTGAAGAAACGCCCCTAGAAGAAAAAGAGGAGGAAGAAGAGCAGGCAGAAAATTCTGTTGAGGAAATGGAGGAGGAAGAAAAAACAGCGGAGGAAAAAGAACCCCTGGAAGCTGTAGAAGAGGAAAAAGTGGAAGAAATTCCGACCGTTCTAGAAAAAGAGGAAGAAAAAGAAGCGGCGACCGAAAAAGTAGTTTTAGAAGACGAAAATTTGGAAGCGGCCCAAGAATATTTGACCGAAGTTCGCTCTTTGGATGCACTTTTTGTCATTGCAGAAACCGAAACGGAAGAAGCGGATTATGAAGTGGCCCGTTTGGCTTATGAACGAATTTTAGTGTTGGACCCCAGTAATGGTCGCGCTTTGATTTGGTTGGCGCGTTTGTTAGATCGTCATTTTGAGGAAGAAGAGCAGCAATTGGCGCAAGAATATTATAAAAAAGCGATTTTTGTCAATGAAGAATCGGCAGCGCTTTATTATGAGTATGCTTTGCATTTGCGTAAAAGATTTGCGTCTTTATTTAGAGTGAATGAATTATTGCATCGGGCCTTAGAAATTGATCCGCAATATGAGTTGGCTTATTTGGCTTTGGCCGATTGTCAGGCTAAACAGGGACAAATTGAAGCGGCCAGAGCAAATTATTTGCAAGCTTGTTTGTTGAAGCCCGAATTGCAGGCAGAAGAATTGGATCAGTTATATAAAGTCATTCGTCCAGAAGAACAGCAACCGATAGCCGAAGAATTACAGTTGCCTGAATCGGAAGAAGAAATTTTGCGCTCGCCTCATGCAGAAGAAGTTGTTTTTATTACTGGCGCAACTTCTGGTATTGGTCGGGCTACGGCTTGGCAATTTGCTCGCGCAGGTTACCGTTTGGTATTAACTGGTCGCCGAGCAGCCCGTTTAGAAGAACTTTCGGAGCAATTGCGTGAAAATTTTGAGCAGTTGGAAGTACAAACCCTTTCTTTTGATGTTCGAAATAAAGAAGAAATTGATGCCGCCTTGGCAAAATTGCCTGAATCTTGGGGCAACATTGATATTTTGATCAATAATGCAGGCTTGGCAAAAGGTAGAGGCCCCATTCATGAGGGAAAAATTGAGGATTGGGAAACTATGATTGATACCAATCTGAAAGGATTACTTTACTTGAGCCGGGCGATTAGTCCGATTATGGTCCAAAATAAAAAAGGATTTATTATCAATATCGGATCGATTGCAGGCAAAGAAGCTTATCCTGACGGAAATGTTTATTGCGCTACAAAAGCCGCTTTAGATATGCTCACTAAAGGAATGCGTTTAGATTTGCATCGCTATGGCGTTCGGGTAGCGGCTATTCATCCGGGGCATGTAGAAACTGAATTTGCTTTGGTTCGTTTTAATGGCGATGAAGAAAAAGCAAAAATTTATAATGATTTCACGCCCTTACGAGCCGAAGATGTAGCGGAAACTATTTTCTTTGTGGCTAGTCGCCCAGAAAGAGTAAATATTCAAGATTTGCTTCTTTTTGCCAATCAGCAAGCTAGTGCGGCCGTTATTGATCGCTCTGGAAAAAAGTTTGAGTAA